The following coding sequences are from one uncultured Cohaesibacter sp. window:
- a CDS encoding FadR/GntR family transcriptional regulator, with protein MNIRRKTNLAKTNETFMPLEDSNMISGGSLSDRTARQIEQIITERGLQPGDRLPTVQELSQRLGVSLSVVREAIASLRAGGSIHTRQGAGIFVAEPSAVDNRGLFFGDLSQISSIVEILELRLAVEVEAVALAAERHSMAQESRIYEAFQEIERAIKDGDTGEKEDSNFHIAIAEATNNRRFAGFLTQLGNAMIPRNKLRPLPASREEHVAFLSQLQDEHRIILDAISRRAAEDARLAMRNHLSRSRDRYHSMIKAKTTLR; from the coding sequence ATGAACATTCGGCGAAAGACCAATCTTGCCAAGACAAATGAGACTTTCATGCCTCTTGAAGACAGCAACATGATATCTGGCGGTTCGCTTAGTGACCGAACCGCAAGGCAAATCGAGCAAATCATTACAGAGCGTGGCTTGCAACCGGGAGATCGCCTGCCCACGGTGCAAGAGCTAAGCCAACGGCTCGGGGTTAGCCTGTCTGTCGTGCGCGAAGCAATCGCTTCGTTACGCGCAGGCGGTTCCATTCATACTCGGCAAGGAGCCGGCATCTTTGTTGCTGAGCCAAGTGCGGTTGATAATCGCGGTCTGTTTTTTGGAGATCTGTCGCAAATTTCGTCCATCGTCGAAATTCTGGAATTGCGTCTCGCCGTGGAAGTGGAAGCTGTCGCGCTGGCCGCCGAGCGCCATTCGATGGCTCAGGAATCGCGTATCTATGAAGCATTTCAAGAGATTGAACGCGCTATAAAGGACGGTGATACAGGAGAAAAGGAAGACTCCAATTTTCACATCGCTATTGCAGAAGCCACGAACAATCGCCGTTTTGCAGGCTTTCTGACCCAACTTGGCAATGCAATGATCCCGCGGAACAAACTTCGCCCTTTGCCAGCCTCTCGCGAAGAACATGTCGCGTTTCTATCTCAGCTACAGGATGAACATCGCATCATTCTGGACGCCATATCCAGAAGAGCCGCTGAGGATGCTCGCCTTGCCATGCGCAACCACCTTTCCCGGAGCCGGGATCGTTATCACAGCATGATCAAGGCCAAAACGACCTTGCGCTAG